Proteins co-encoded in one Neodiprion lecontei isolate iyNeoLeco1 chromosome 3, iyNeoLeco1.1, whole genome shotgun sequence genomic window:
- the LOC107219796 gene encoding uncharacterized protein LOC107219796 isoform X2 encodes MPCCEVSACLNRTYKKSKSQIETEKTSKITFHRFPKAENQRLKWVECTQLPLTSLPAIAYLCSVHFAEDSFDRTSLSCTRLKRDAIPAINITNTGKSENLNEHEHEHVSQVQQDVYPSTSKTIDKEIPEEIFDDFTCGKTDANTRSDLLKTLFENTPKRIHKCDVTTECKPQKRQCIQSALCEQTVQGTQVKSESSSEMTDDTYLSKSPFLINQQNNEALSDSRGQLQYTPRKILLCKTLKAQQDISLRQIQTLKKRNKRQEKKIAILNSILNELKAKQMLDEEQLDLLRTIDQCLSLNQGDPRSIFNGLTKIIFRHG; translated from the exons ATGCCCTGTTGTGAAGTCTCAGCGTGCTTGAATCGTACTTACAAGAAAAGTAAATCCCAAATTGAAACCgaaaaaacatcgaaaattACTTTCCACAG GTTTCCGAAGGCTGAGAATCAGAGACTAAAATGGGTTGAATGTACACAATTGCCATTAACATCATTACCTGCAATTGCATATCTCTGCTCTGTACATTTCGCAGAGGACAGTTTTGACCGTACTTCCCTTAGCTGTACAAGGCTGAAAAGAGACGCTATTCCAGCAATAAACAtt ACAAATACCGGAAAATCGGAAAACTTGAATGAACATGAACATGAGCATGTATCACAAGTCCAACAAGACGTGTATCCATCAACGTCAAAAACAATAGATAAAGAAATACCTGAGGAAATATTTGACGATTTCACATGCGGAAAAACTGATGCCAATACCAGA TCAGACTTACTAAAGACACTGTTTGAGAATACACCAAAACGCATTCATAAATGTGATGTAACAACCGAATGTAAGCCACAAAAGCGTCAATGTATTCAGTCAGCATTGTGTGAACAAACTGTTCAGGGAACACAAGTTAAATCAGAGAGTTCATCAG AAATGACAGATGATACGTATTTGTCAAAGTCACCGTTTCTGATAAACCAACAAAATAACGAGGCCTTAAGTGATTCCCGAGGCCAACTACAGTATACTCCTAGAAAAATACTTCTGTGTAAAACGTTAAAAGCTCAACAAGATATATCACTACGGCAGATACAAACActcaaaaaacgaaataagcggcaagaaaaaaaaatagctatCCTTAACTCGAttttaaatgaattaaaaGCAAAACAGATGCTTGACGAGGAGCAGCTTGATTTACTAAGGACTATTG ATCAATGCCTTTCTCTAAATCAAGGAGATCCACGATCAATATTCAATGGCTTAACGAAGATCATTTTTCGCCATGGCTGA
- the LOC107217220 gene encoding ankyrin repeat and MYND domain-containing protein 2 — translation MALSTGSLTDLEKDIFKKISKNEIAELKSLLVANKNKIDFVDENGMTPLQHACYKGNKEIVQMLLDQGADVNSCQHEHAYTALHFAALSGNADLCHLLMSHGARLSVTNSVGRTPAQMAAFVGNHNCVATINNFIPKADIDQYIMPQGLQMEPMLPPHLADAFHKFIMQVNVHPVRVALNLQRCPGLLKNLDKIQKVLEVMRHKQMRQGMETNEVMAFKYHYLSCVTAEVAKCQKRQEAMKAEKSNKERNSEDSEEKKSDPVELLVRKFLKSSKNDGNSEYQEAFLRESVREFPFRESTIFRQMVATLAGTDPPSAVSVISAAINGQRGFSDNIQVCVTCGEEKATKKCSKCKAVQYCDRECQRLHWFMHKKSCARLGQISSVKLTDIDKAQVANAVSSRLQNLAVN, via the exons ATGGCGCTGAGTACGGGGAGCTTGACGGACTTGGAGaaggatattttcaaaaaaattagcaaGAATGAGATTGCCGAGCTTAAATCATTGCTGGttgcaaacaaaaataagatTGACTTTGTGGATGAGAATGGTATGACGCCACTTCAGCATGCTTGCTATAAGGGAAACAAGGAAATTGTTCAGATGCTTCTAGATCAG ggGGCTGATGTGAATTCTTGTCAGCATGAACATGCTTACACAGCTTTACATTTTGCTGCGCTCAGTGGAAATGCAGACCTCTGTCATCTACTGATGTCCCATGGAGCTCGTTTAAGTGTCACCAATAGTGTGGGACGAACTCCAGCTCAAATGGCTGCGTTCGTTGGCAACCACAACTGTGTGGCTACGATAAACAATTTCATACCAAAGGCTGATATTGATCAATACATAATGCCACAAGGACTTCAAATGGAACCTATGCTACCTCCACATTTGGCTGATGCTTTTCACAAATTCATTATGCAAGTCAACGTTCATCCCGTTAGAGTGGCGCTAAATCTACAAAGATGTCCTGGGctcttgaaaaatttagatAAG ATACAAAAAGTCCTAGAAGTAATGCGACATAAGCAAATGAGGCAAGGAATGGAAACCAATGAAGTGATGGCATTCAAGTATCATTATCTCAGTTGTGTAACAGCAGAAGTAGCTAAATGCCAAAAGCGTCAAGAAGCTATGAAAGCTGAGAAATCCAACAAAGAGAGGAACAGTGAAGacagtgaagaaaaaaaatctgaccctgttgagctgcttgtcagaaaatttttaaagagtAGTAAAAATGATGGCAATTCAGAGTATCAAGAAGCCTTTCTCAGAGAATCCGTTAGAGAATTTCCTTTCAGAGAGAGTACAATCTTTCGTCAGATGGTAGCTACTCTAGCAGGCACAGACCCACCGTCTGCTGTATCAGTTATATCTGCTGCAATTAACGGGCAGCGAGGTTTTTCCGATAATATTCAAGTATGTGTTACTTGCGGAGAAGAAAAAGCCACGAAAAAATGTAGTAAGTGTAAAGCGGTACAATATTGCGATCGGGAATGTCAAAGACTACACTGGTTCATGCACAAAAAGTCCTGCGCAAGACTAGGGCAAATTTCCAGCGTGAAATTAACCGATATTGATAAAGCTCAGGTGGCTAATGCGGTCAGTTCGAGGTTGCAAAATTTAgctgttaattaa
- the LOC107217377 gene encoding uncharacterized protein LOC107217377, protein MLQFAKKILQQSLEETEKSDWSCWQPKMRCQQKIKELMAYQSSEQLTFADVDAALSSSHHDISASRPGASASQPYPSILLPESSVLSNLQRKRMRAATTSTRVNVVTRNQHFAVLVQSKLELV, encoded by the exons ATGCTGCAATTCGCCAAGAAGATCTTGCAACAG AGTCTCGAAGAAACAGAGAAATCGGATTGGAGTTGCTGGCAACCAAAAATGCGATGTCAACAGAAAATTAAAGAGCTGATGGCATATCAATCCAGTGAGCAATTGACATTCGCCGACGTTGATGCAGCATTGTCGTCATCACATCATGACATTTCAGCATCTCGACCTGGTGCATCGGCATCACAACCTTATCCGTCGATATTGCTGCCAGAATCATCTGTTTTATCAAACTTGCAGCGGAAAAGGATGCGAGCGGCAACAACATCGACACGAGTAAATGTTGTTACTCGTAACCAACATTTTGCCGTTTTGGTGCAATCAAAGTTGGAATTAGTTTAA
- the LOC124293343 gene encoding THAP domain-containing protein 1-like encodes MSTCVFCKTKQSKHCGRSFHKFPVKNVLRLQQWLKEMKRKDWKPNRNSTLCSAHFTNDCFDRTGFLITLKKNSVPTIFDNPKSECSSCHRLREYGRGYSFFKFPLDEPDIMKQWIANINIGPWSP; translated from the exons ATGAGTACCTgcgttttttgcaaaacaaagcAATCAAAACATTGCGGGCGATCATTTCACAA ATTTCCCGTGAAAAATGTGTTGCGCCTTCAGCAGTggttaaaagaaatgaagaggaaGGACTGGAAGCCAAACCGAAATAGCACATTGTGTTCGGCTCATTTTACAAATGACTGCTTTGATAGGACAGGATTCctaattacattgaaaaagaacAGTGTACCAACTATATTTGACAACCCAAAATCAGAGTGTTCATCTTGTCACCGATTAAGGGAATATGGACGTGGCTATTCATTCTTCAA GTTCCCATTGGATGAACCTGATATTATGAAGCAGTGGATcgcaaatataaacattgGTCCGTGGTCTCCATGA
- the LOC107217376 gene encoding LOW QUALITY PROTEIN: putative nuclease HARBI1 (The sequence of the model RefSeq protein was modified relative to this genomic sequence to represent the inferred CDS: substituted 3 bases at 3 genomic stop codons), which yields MFFRNNFISPMNXLLLTLRFYAIGSHLISAGDFSGVSMTSAHRIVHRVTTVIARLRPNIIRIPMLSNDMKSTQILFFDIARLPRVLGCMDCTHVKLQSLGGDNAEYFRNQKGYFSINVQAICNANLEFIDIVAXWQGYVHDSTIFNNSRIRALFEAGTFNDAIMLGDGGYPLRSYLMTSLQNPXTRAEQLYNEAQIRTLNTIERMFGIWKRRFPILILGSRFQTIERTLPVIVATAVLHNIAR from the exons ATGtttttcagaaataattttatatctcCAATGAACTAGCTACTTCTGACATTGAGGTTTTACGCAATTGGGAGTCATTTAATTTCAGCAGGTGATTTCAGCGGAGTAAGTATGACTAGTGCACATAGAATAGTGCATCGTGTGACTACTGTGATTGCTCGCCTTCGAccgaatattatacgtattccTATGCTGTCTAATGATATGAAAAGTACGCAAATCCTATTTTTTGACATTGCACGACTTCCAAGAGTGTTGGGTTGCATGGACTGTACACATGTGAAACTTCAATCGCTTG GTGGAGATAATGCAGAATATTTTAGAAATCAGAAAGGATATTTCTCCATAAATGTGCAAGCAATTTGTAATGCTAACTTAGAATTCATTGACATAGTAGCATGATGGCAAGGATATGTGCATGATAGcacaatatttaataattcaagGATACGCGCGTTGTTCGAAGCTGGGACATTCAATGATGCTATTATGCTCGGTGATGGCGGTTATCCACTTCGGTCTTATTTAATGACGTCACTACAGAACCCTTGAACTCGGGCTGAACAACTGTATAACGAGGCGCAGATAAGAACACTTAATACCATCGAGCGTATGTTTGGAATTTGGAAGAGAAGATTCCCAATATTAATTCTAGGATCTCGCTTCCAAACTATCGAGAGGACTTTGCCAGTAATTGTAGCAACTGCTGTTCTGCATAACATCGCTCGATGA
- the LOC107219796 gene encoding uncharacterized protein LOC107219796 isoform X1: MPCCEVSACLNRTYKKSKSQIETEKTSKITFHRFPKAENQRLKWVECTQLPLTSLPAIAYLCSVHFAEDSFDRTSLSCTRLKRDAIPAINITNTGKSENLNEHEHEHVSQVQQDVYPSTSKTIDKEIPEEIFDDFTCGKTDANTRSDLLKTLFENTPKRIHKCDVTTECKPQKRQCIQSALCEQTVQGTQVKSESSSEMTDDTYLSKSPFLINQQNNEALSDSRGQLQYTPRKILLCKTLKAQQDISLRQIQTLKKRNKRQEKKIAILNSILNELKAKQMLDEEQLDLLRTIGTSNAHLLKRFVGKRTEKKCVRTKNGELISWEYSGFVRTGKT, from the exons ATGCCCTGTTGTGAAGTCTCAGCGTGCTTGAATCGTACTTACAAGAAAAGTAAATCCCAAATTGAAACCgaaaaaacatcgaaaattACTTTCCACAG GTTTCCGAAGGCTGAGAATCAGAGACTAAAATGGGTTGAATGTACACAATTGCCATTAACATCATTACCTGCAATTGCATATCTCTGCTCTGTACATTTCGCAGAGGACAGTTTTGACCGTACTTCCCTTAGCTGTACAAGGCTGAAAAGAGACGCTATTCCAGCAATAAACAtt ACAAATACCGGAAAATCGGAAAACTTGAATGAACATGAACATGAGCATGTATCACAAGTCCAACAAGACGTGTATCCATCAACGTCAAAAACAATAGATAAAGAAATACCTGAGGAAATATTTGACGATTTCACATGCGGAAAAACTGATGCCAATACCAGA TCAGACTTACTAAAGACACTGTTTGAGAATACACCAAAACGCATTCATAAATGTGATGTAACAACCGAATGTAAGCCACAAAAGCGTCAATGTATTCAGTCAGCATTGTGTGAACAAACTGTTCAGGGAACACAAGTTAAATCAGAGAGTTCATCAG AAATGACAGATGATACGTATTTGTCAAAGTCACCGTTTCTGATAAACCAACAAAATAACGAGGCCTTAAGTGATTCCCGAGGCCAACTACAGTATACTCCTAGAAAAATACTTCTGTGTAAAACGTTAAAAGCTCAACAAGATATATCACTACGGCAGATACAAACActcaaaaaacgaaataagcggcaagaaaaaaaaatagctatCCTTAACTCGAttttaaatgaattaaaaGCAAAACAGATGCTTGACGAGGAGCAGCTTGATTTACTAAGGACTATTGGTACGTCAAATGCACATCTTTTGAAACGGTTTGTGGGAAAACGTACAGAGAAAAAGTGTGTGCGCACGAAAAATGGTGAACTGATTTCATGGGAATATTCAGGATTCGTACGCACCGGGAAAACCTGA